The Mesoplodon densirostris isolate mMesDen1 chromosome 17, mMesDen1 primary haplotype, whole genome shotgun sequence genome contains the following window.
GTACATCTTCCCTAGAGCTCTGCCTGCCCTTCCCAGAAGAAGGAATCTCTCGTCTCTGGATGTAAGCTCCAAGAGACGAGGCGGACATTTGATGAAATGATGTTGAATTCTGAAGGAGCCCACTGGGGACCCTGAGAAGCACTGACGTGTTAAATGAATTCAGTATATTCAGAAGACTATAAAGTAGCATCCACACTTAAGCCAGAGACCCACAGTAAAGTTTTATTGTACCCTAAAGACCATGGAAAGCTAGCGAtgaattttaaataaggaaataatataacATTCACATATATAACAAAATCAGTCTGGCTGCAACATGAAGAATGGGCTGAAAGTAACCTTGGCCATATGGAGATAAACTCAGACTTGGAGCAGTCACCCAGGAGATGACAGTGGCCGGGACTAGGGTTACACCCATGGGAACAGAGAGAGGTAGGATTCAAGGGCTATTTAGGAGATAACACCAACAGGACCTAACGACTGGCTGAATgagtgaaggaaagggaaaaggtgAGAACAACCCAACCATAGGTCCATGAAAAGTAACTGGCAACCAGGAAGTTCTACTCCATTCCTCACGGTGTTTACTGAGTGACAACTGACCAACTTCTGAAAAGGGTTTAGGACTTCGTCTTCCCACGGTGCAAGGATTCCTGATGGAGAGCTCTGAATCACCCTATTTGCAAAGAATAAAAGTGGGCTTGGAGAGAGAACATGTCATAAATTAAATAGCCACTTGTCTTGACAGCATTAAAAATAATCTGTCACCTGCTCCTAACTTTGTTTTTGGTCACAAAGGCCATTGTTTGAATGAACAAAGAGGGTAAGGAATCTGGAAAGAACTGTTTACCCAGGGAAACTGACAAGAGCTCAGGCTGAAGAAGACTTGCATGCGAATGAGGAGGGCAGTGAGCGGCTCCAAGCACAAACATGCTGTCTGCTGCAAATAACTCAGGGACTCAATATTATGAACAGAAAGAATGCAGTTTCCAGTAGCTGCTCTTGGCATATCcagaatattctaaaattgactggTTTCTTGGTGGAAGCCAGCTCCCATCTGATGAATCAGAAATTCAACTCAGGGGACAATATAATGATgcgtttttttgtgtgtgtggtacgcgggcctctcactgttgtggcctctcccgctgcagagtacaggctctggacgcgcaggctcagcggccatgactcacgggcccagccgctccgcggcatgtgggatcctcccggaccggggcacgaacccgtgtcccctgcatcggcagacagactcccaaccactgtgccatcagggaagcccataatgATGGTTATTGATAAGGCTCTCCAACTTCCTCCATCAGACACCATACCCCAAAGCGCCCAGCTCCCAGCTGCTTCCCATGCTGCCCCACCTACCACTTGACTCCTGCAAGCATTCCCGACAGGCAGGTGGAGGTCGCTCCACTTTATGAAAAGTCCTTAGAAAAGGGAAGAGTTCAAGAACAGAATCTGAGCATACAAAAGCCTAACCGATTTTCTCCAAAATTGTTTTGATTCTGATTCCTATAGCCGAAGGATTAGTCTTGCACAGATGATTTTCCTATGGAAAAAATTCGTTCTAATTCTTTAGTTTCAATTAACTAAATACTAGTTGAAGGTTGTGAGTGTTCCCTATTTGACCTGACCCTCAATTTACAAGCACAAAATAGGCCGACGGCCAGGACTCAGGCAATTCAGTAGGAGGATTATAATTGATTCCAGCAACCAAGAGTGCCAGCCAGCCAAGCCAAGGGCCACATGAGAGAGGCTAGGAAAGGTAGAATGCTTAGCTCTCTAAAAGCAAACCCTAGAAGCTTGGAGCCAAGACCTGACTTGcatagagaaaacaaacttggCCGTTAGAGAAGGACTTCAGGGTGGACCAGGAGGCAACTGAAGGAGTTGGAAAAGGAGCAGAGATGCTTAAAGGAAGCTCTCCGCGAAGAATGAAACTTCACTCTGTTCTCCAAGCGGTTAGCTGCCGCTGCATGTTAGCTCATCTATGACAGATTGCACTACACAATGAAACATTGTTTTGAAGTAAAGCTCCCCCACACCATAAAACTAACATTTTATGGTTGGTCTTGCTAATTTTTCACCCATGTAGATCCTGCATGACAGAGAAAGTTGACAGTGTTAAATAGTATTAAGTCCTCCGAGCTCCCTCAGCTTGCAAGAAACCCTCCGACTGCTGTTAGATAGCTTACTCCAAGTTAAATATTTGTAACACAAACACGATGACGGCGTGCCTTCCAGCTGTCTAGGATCACAGAAATCAATTTGGTTtcatcaagaaacaaaaatgaaaaacgcCCTACACCCTGGGGTTAGTACATTGACTTAAACGAACTacggcagtggtccccaacctctCTGGCACCAGGAACCAGTTCACGATGCCCGGCATGACGCATTTACCAAGTTCAGAAGGGAAAAACTGCACAGGGACCGAGGCCCATTAGCAACAACTTCCTATTTATCAGATTTTGGTGGCAATAGGGGAATAAATGACGTGGCCTCTGCATGCCCATGAGTCACCTTCCACCCTTGTGTACGATTAGATGTGCTGTCACTGCCTGGAGAGAGGAAATACTCTGTTCTCCCTCATTTGGAATTTCTGATGCTATTCTGGATAAGACTCGAGTTCCTAAATCTGGAAAACAGGCACCAAAACCATTGTCAAACTTCATTTGCCGGAGCCCAGGTTTACTTGGCAGTGTGATCTAATAGGAGTTTGAGATCCACCATCATTAGGTCTGTGCTGAAGTCCCAGTTCGCCTCTTCCCAGCTGGCTAGCCTCTGGCAAATCACGTAGCATGTTAGCGTCAGCGCCGTATGAGGAACGATAAATGCCTACCGTGCAGGTGCCAAGGATCACGGGGGTCGTAGCCAGTGAACAGTGACGGGCAAAGAGCCCTGCAGGTGTGGGCTGCTGTCTTTGACTCACTTTCTGGAATTTGCTCAAAGCTCAGAAATCGAGCCAGCGTGAACAATGGGTTAGGAGTAAGGACAGTCCAGTCTCGAGCTCACATCCGTTACAATTAGTTTTCCATCAGCAAGGTGAGTAAACTCTTTTCCCTCTCATGCACCTATTCACTTATACCCACGACTAGAGGATGGAGCATTCTATTGCGAATCAGGTGTCTTAGCTCACCTTACCATGGTGACTCCTCAACTGTGCTGCATCTTGGAaccacctggagagcttttaacCCTCCCGATGTCCAGTCCTACCCAAGACCATTTAAGTCAGAATGTCTGGGGGTGGAgtccaggcatcagtatttttcaaaGACCCTGAGGTGACTACTCCACAGAGAAGTTTGGAGAACCTCTGTCCAACTCCCTCCTGCAGCCCCCTGAGGGTACCTTTCAACCTCTCGGTTCTAAGGTATGTCCGCCTTTGAGatgagaattggggcccaggacacCCAGTCTTGAGCCTCTACTCGACAGGAAGGCGAGTCTCGGCGTCGGAAGTGCACAGGGCACCCCTTCCCAAACTGGGTGATCAGCAGAGTCACATAAACagagatttcaaagaaaaaaaatacaaagatttcAAGATCCGATAAAAATTGGCCAATTCTGGGTTCCCCGAAGATAAGCGGTTTTCTTCATCGCAGGACCTCTCAGACCCTTTAAGCTGGAGTGTGATCATGAATCTGCCCGAAAGGATTGTCTTCCCCTCATGGAAACCTTCACTTTCTCAGAGCATTTCAAGGGCTGTTGTTTCTAGGAAGATGCTCTGAGAGCAGTGTTGGGAGTGGGGCAGGGGTTTTACCTCCCACCCCCGGGGGCCATTGGACAAAGCCTGGAAACACTTGCTTGTCACAGCTGGGGGTCAGGTGGCTGTTACTGGCATCTAAGTAGGcaaaggccagggatgctgctaaacatcctccaACACTCGGGACAGCCCTAGACAGAGCTTTCCAGCCCAGTGTCGCCAGCAGCCCAGGTGAAAAGTCTTGGCCTTGAGTGAGCTCTTCTCCCGCATCCTCTCCCCCACACTATGACCTCATCAGACAATGAGAGAGCAAGAAGgacaggagaaagaggaggaaagtaaggaaggaaaaagggaggaaatgaaaaacagatgATAATGAAGGCTGAGGTATGGAAgagacaagagaaaaaagaagaaaaggaagccagattcataactgccaaaacttggaagtagCCAAgaagtccttcagtaggtgaatggataaacacactgCAGTAAATTCAGACAGTGGAACAGcattcagcattaaaaagaaatgagctatcaagccatgaaaagacatggaggagacCTGAATGCCTGCTGCTGAAAAGCCTgcctactgtatgattccaactatatgacactctagaaaaggcaaaaccatggggacagtaaaaagatcagtggttgccaggggtgggaggcagggaaggatgaacaggcagagcacagaggagttCTAGGGCAGGGAATATACTCTGTATATACTCTGTTCCATGCCATAGAATGAACCCAcccagagtgaaccctaatgtgaaccacggctttgggtgataatgatgtgtcagtgcaggttcatcagttgtaacaagtgCGCCCTCTGGCGGACGATGTTGGTAGCGGGGACGCTGCGGGTTGGTGCGTGGGGTAGAgggtatgtgggaaatctctgtactttctgctccaTTTTGCCGTGAGCCTGCAAGtgctcaaaagaaagaaaaatgagaaagcagaGCAGCACGCGCGATTAGCAGCCTCACACCTTTATTGCTTCTCTGAGTTGACCAGGCCACTCGTTCTGCTCTTGCACGGGCACCAGCTGGTGGAGGCAGGCGAGGCAACCACGGGAAGGCGGGAGATGCCGTTTGGTGGCCCAGCTCTGGGCTTTGGTGCGGCTCAGACGGGGAGCCTCAGACCCTGCTGGGCTTCTTGGGGTCTTTGTTCTTGGTCGGCACGAAGGCGTACAGCTCCTCCACGAGCAGCTCCATGCGGGCGGTGACCTCGGTCACCGTGTCGATGACCAGCTTCTGCTGCTGCTTCAGCTTGTTGTTCTCCCACAGCGCCTTGCTCTCCTCCTGGAAAATCCGGTGCTCCTCGCACAGCACGTGCAGGGCCCGGTTCTCCTCCTGCAGGTTCTGGTTCTCCTTCCGCAGCGCCTGCAGCGCCTGCCTCATCTCCCGCAGCAGCTCCAGGGACTGGCCGCCGTCGGGCAGGCCCGGGCCCGCCTTGCCCCCCTCCTCCCTGGGCTGCCCCGACAGGTGGCTAAGCATCTCGCGCAGGGCCCAGAGTGTCTTGGAGTCCTCCTGCGGGGCCTGGGGCTCcttgaagggggaggagaggcccgagccctggtccggcagCAGCCCGTGGGGTGCCTCATGGGGCGAGGGGACCGGTTTGATCTCGGTCAAGGCCGCCTTCTCGTCCGGCTgggcctttctctgctccagcagCTGCTGCAGGGCCCGGTTCTCCTCCCGGAGGAGCTGCAGGGTGCAGCTCTCCCGGCCGCCGTGCACCTGCAGGTCCGGGTCCTTCTTCACCGCTTCCAGGGACGAGGCGTTGTGCTTGCGCAGCAGCGGCGAGGCGCGGCGCAGCACGGCCCGGTGCTCCTCCCATAAGAACTGCAGGATCTCGTTCTCCTCGCGGAGCGTGCGGTTCTCCGCGCGCAGGGACTGGTTCTCCGCGCACAGGGACTGGTTCTCCGCGCACAGGGACTGGTTCGCCTCCTGCCGCGGGCACTCCTTGGCCAGCCTCGTGTGGTGCAGCTTGTGGTGGAAGGACGAGGACGGGGAGAAGTAGGGGGACTGCAGGCGACAGTTCTCACTCACCCACTGCCCGTCCTGGAAGACGAACGTCTCGTCGCTGAGCTGCACGCGGGGAGGGCTGTTGTCCAGCTTCAGGTCTTCCTGGGAGGCGGGGCTTTCCATGGGGTCCAGGGGCACCACGGAGGGGAAACGGTTCGGCTGGTAGGAGTGCTGGCTGACCGCCTGGCGGCTCAGCCTGGGCAGGGCGGCCTGCCTGGCCCAGCGCGGGCTGGGGTACAAGTTGTGGAGCCTCAGGAAGGGCTCGGCTGTACCCCCCTGCGGGAGAgaacagggaagcccagagttagCGAAGGAGCTGACGCACCCGAGGCTGGCTGACCACATGAGAGGCCGGGAGaccccaaaagaaacccagtCTGGGGGTCTGGACTGGCCACAGGGGGCGCTTTTGCACTTGGCTTCTTGGGTTCCTCGCAAGGAAATGACATCGGTCTTCGTTATTCGCGGTTCTATAAAGTCCCGCGAATACAGAATTCGCGACTACTGTACCATTGCTCCAAAGAGACGCAGGGCGTTAGGTTCCTGCTagcctctggtcacattttcCTCAAACAATCAATAAATAACTTTGTCTGCTGTtgaaagacaccttatttaaaatgtacttttgggcttccctggtggcacagtggttgagagtccgcctgccgttgcaggggacatgggttcgtgccccggtccgggaggatcccacatgccgcggagcggctggggctgtgagccatggccgctgagcctgcgcgtccagagcctgtgctccgcaacgggagaggccacaacggtgagagacccacgtaccaataaaataaaataaaataaaataaaatgtacttt
Protein-coding sequences here:
- the CBY2 gene encoding protein chibby homolog 2, with product MAVQPEGLKCTVEESNAEGGTAEPFLRLHNLYPSPRWARQAALPRLSRQAVSQHSYQPNRFPSVVPLDPMESPASQEDLKLDNSPPRVQLSDETFVFQDGQWVSENCRLQSPYFSPSSSFHHKLHHTRLAKECPRQEANQSLCAENQSLCAENQSLRAENRTLREENEILQFLWEEHRAVLRRASPLLRKHNASSLEAVKKDPDLQVHGGRESCTLQLLREENRALQQLLEQRKAQPDEKAALTEIKPVPSPHEAPHGLLPDQGSGLSSPFKEPQAPQEDSKTLWALREMLSHLSGQPREEGGKAGPGLPDGGQSLELLREMRQALQALRKENQNLQEENRALHVLCEEHRIFQEESKALWENNKLKQQQKLVIDTVTEVTARMELLVEELYAFVPTKNKDPKKPSRV